Proteins found in one Aneurinibacillus uraniidurans genomic segment:
- a CDS encoding adenine phosphoribosyltransferase translates to MDFKEKIRVILDYPQEGIRFKDITTLLQDGPAYKAAIQEMAKFAADKQVDIVVGPEARGFVIGCPLAIELGAGFAPVRKKGKLPYETIQAEYTLEYGKDALAMHKDAIKPGQRVLIADDLLATGGTIQTTIDLVKQLGGEIVGLAFLIELTYLDGRDKINSDYDVFTLVQY, encoded by the coding sequence ATGGACTTTAAAGAGAAAATTCGCGTGATTCTTGATTACCCGCAAGAGGGCATCCGCTTCAAAGACATTACGACGCTTTTGCAGGACGGCCCGGCATACAAGGCAGCCATTCAGGAAATGGCCAAATTCGCTGCAGACAAACAGGTCGACATTGTGGTCGGTCCAGAAGCACGCGGCTTCGTTATCGGCTGCCCGCTTGCAATTGAACTCGGCGCAGGCTTCGCTCCTGTTCGTAAAAAAGGCAAGCTGCCGTATGAAACAATTCAAGCGGAATATACACTCGAATACGGAAAAGATGCGCTTGCGATGCACAAAGATGCAATCAAACCCGGTCAGCGCGTCCTAATCGCAGACGATCTGCTTGCCACAGGTGGCACGATCCAGACGACGATTGATCTCGTGAAGCAGCTTGGTGGGGAAATCGTTGGCCTTGCGTTTTTGATCGAGCTGACGTATCTCGATGGTCGTGACAAAATTAATAGTGACTATGATGTGTTTACGCTGGTGCAATACTAA
- a CDS encoding RelA/SpoT family protein: MSIETAIETAIDQVTDKAKTYLPQKDIDFLIRAYEFAREAHEGQIRKSGQPYIIHPIAVAGILIDLQMDAVTVAAAFLHDVVEDTDVTSEQIAGNFGQEVANLVEGVTKLGRIKLKSKEQQQAENHRKMFLAMAKDLRVVMIKLADRLHNMRTLKYLPEPKQRQISDETLDIFAPLAHRLGIASIKWEMEDTGLRYINPQQYYRIVNLMKKKRAEREKYIHGVIDLLQERLNELSITSEISGRPKHIYSIYRKMVKQNKEFNEIYDLLAVRIIVDDIRDCYAALGIVHTLWKPMPGRFKDYIAMPKANMYQSLHTTVIGPSGEPLEVQIRTTEMHRIAEYGIAAHWAYKEGQNIAGEATFETKLSWFREILEWQQDTRDAQEFMESLKMDLFADLVFVFTPKGDVIELPKGSVPLDFAYRIHSEVGNRTIGSKVNGKIVPLDHQLKTGDIVEILTSKHSYGPSRDWLKITKSSQARNKIKQWFKKEKREENVAKGREMVEAELKRNNFEPKEVMIGDNLLEVAHKFNFQGEEDMFAAVGYGGITGAQIATRLTDKLRKEREELSNTAEIRPDAPRKRPENGVSVRGIDNLLIRFSRCCNPVPGDDIIGFITRGRGVSVHRGDCPNLQSCSEEDQARLIQVEWDADTKHEFNVDIEVTGHDRSGLLNEVLATVADMKTNITAMSGKTDKNRVAKINMTIAIQNLDHLHKVVERIKKIRDVYSVRRVLNT; the protein is encoded by the coding sequence ATGAGCATCGAAACGGCGATTGAAACTGCGATCGACCAGGTTACAGACAAAGCGAAAACGTATCTGCCGCAAAAAGACATTGACTTTCTCATCCGTGCCTATGAATTCGCCAGAGAAGCTCATGAGGGACAAATTCGAAAGTCCGGGCAGCCGTATATTATCCATCCGATTGCCGTTGCTGGTATTCTGATTGATTTACAGATGGACGCTGTTACCGTAGCGGCGGCCTTCCTGCATGATGTGGTAGAAGACACAGACGTTACAAGCGAACAAATTGCCGGAAACTTCGGTCAAGAGGTAGCTAATCTTGTAGAAGGCGTTACAAAGCTTGGTCGGATCAAACTAAAATCCAAAGAGCAGCAACAGGCCGAAAATCACCGCAAAATGTTTTTGGCCATGGCGAAAGACCTACGTGTCGTCATGATCAAGCTAGCCGATCGCCTGCATAACATGCGGACACTTAAATACTTACCAGAACCAAAACAGCGTCAAATATCCGATGAGACGCTGGATATTTTTGCCCCACTTGCGCACCGTCTTGGAATCGCATCCATCAAGTGGGAAATGGAAGATACCGGCCTCCGCTACATTAATCCACAGCAATATTATCGCATTGTAAACTTAATGAAGAAGAAGCGTGCAGAGCGTGAGAAATATATTCATGGTGTAATTGATCTGCTGCAAGAGCGATTGAACGAACTATCGATTACATCAGAGATTTCTGGACGGCCTAAACATATTTATAGCATTTATCGCAAAATGGTGAAGCAGAACAAGGAATTCAATGAGATTTATGATTTGCTCGCTGTGCGCATTATTGTTGATGACATCAGAGATTGTTATGCGGCACTCGGAATCGTGCACACATTATGGAAGCCGATGCCGGGCCGCTTCAAAGATTACATTGCCATGCCAAAAGCGAACATGTATCAGTCGCTCCATACAACTGTGATCGGACCGAGCGGAGAGCCACTGGAAGTACAAATTCGCACCACCGAGATGCACCGCATTGCCGAGTACGGGATTGCGGCGCACTGGGCGTATAAAGAAGGCCAGAACATCGCAGGGGAAGCGACGTTTGAGACGAAATTGTCCTGGTTCCGTGAAATTTTAGAGTGGCAGCAAGATACACGCGATGCGCAGGAGTTCATGGAATCACTTAAAATGGACCTATTTGCTGATCTTGTTTTCGTATTTACACCGAAGGGCGATGTTATTGAGCTGCCAAAAGGCTCAGTACCGCTTGACTTTGCGTACCGTATTCACTCCGAAGTCGGGAATCGGACGATTGGCTCGAAAGTGAACGGCAAAATAGTACCGCTTGATCATCAGCTTAAAACGGGTGATATTGTTGAAATTTTGACATCAAAGCACAGCTATGGACCGAGTCGAGACTGGCTTAAAATTACGAAATCTTCGCAAGCACGTAATAAAATCAAGCAATGGTTTAAGAAAGAGAAGCGCGAAGAGAACGTAGCAAAAGGCCGCGAAATGGTTGAGGCAGAACTTAAGCGGAACAACTTTGAGCCAAAAGAAGTGATGATCGGGGATAACTTGCTTGAAGTGGCGCATAAGTTCAATTTTCAGGGAGAGGAAGATATGTTTGCGGCGGTCGGGTACGGCGGCATTACCGGCGCACAGATCGCGACTCGCCTGACGGACAAGCTGCGCAAAGAGCGGGAAGAGCTATCGAATACCGCTGAGATTCGTCCTGATGCACCACGCAAGCGTCCAGAAAACGGGGTGAGCGTGCGCGGGATTGATAATCTGCTGATTCGCTTCTCCCGCTGCTGTAATCCGGTGCCGGGTGATGATATCATCGGCTTCATTACTCGTGGTCGCGGGGTGTCTGTACACCGTGGTGATTGTCCAAACTTACAATCCTGTAGTGAAGAAGACCAGGCACGCCTCATTCAGGTTGAGTGGGATGCGGATACGAAGCATGAATTTAATGTTGACATCGAGGTTACCGGCCATGACCGAAGCGGTCTACTGAACGAAGTGCTTGCCACTGTCGCGGATATGAAGACGAATATCACCGCGATGTCCGGTAAAACCGATAAAAACAGAGTCGCAAAAATCAACATGACGATTGCGATTCAAAATCTTGACCATTTGCATAAAGTAGTCGAACGTATCAAAAAAATTCGCGATGTCTATTCAGTACGTCGCGTACTAAATACGTAA
- a CDS encoding post-transcriptional regulator, producing MENKSFEQDIMYICELKIQEFHLLGYENITPEEIWKCVSEKYKEIPPLHRVVNDILSLKPGRLMNWMTMQAFKGEM from the coding sequence ATGGAGAATAAATCGTTCGAGCAAGACATCATGTACATATGCGAGTTGAAAATACAAGAGTTTCACTTGCTTGGATATGAGAACATCACACCTGAGGAGATCTGGAAGTGTGTATCGGAGAAATATAAGGAGATTCCCCCATTGCACCGGGTTGTGAATGATATCTTATCATTGAAGCCGGGACGTCTGATGAACTGGATGACGATGCAGGCGTTCAAAGGTGAAATGTGA
- a CDS encoding TIGR04086 family membrane protein gives MWKMEPVKLPMLAGFVYALAIVLIGALVTSSLLAFSGTKESSLPLYVYMVNGLALFVGGFVSGKRSGEKGWYYGGLTGLLYFLFMLLVSFLGFDAKMGMTQVYQLLMALACSAMGGIIGVNMSGKK, from the coding sequence ATGTGGAAAATGGAACCGGTAAAACTGCCGATGCTTGCCGGGTTCGTCTATGCACTTGCAATCGTATTGATCGGGGCACTTGTGACGTCAAGTCTGCTAGCCTTTTCAGGCACAAAAGAGTCCTCCTTACCGCTATACGTTTATATGGTAAATGGACTTGCTCTGTTTGTCGGCGGATTTGTCTCCGGGAAACGCAGCGGTGAGAAAGGCTGGTATTATGGTGGACTGACTGGACTGCTGTATTTTTTATTTATGCTGCTTGTGAGTTTCCTCGGATTCGATGCCAAAATGGGGATGACGCAAGTGTATCAGCTGCTCATGGCACTTGCCTGCTCAGCAATGGGTGGGATCATCGGAGTAAATATGTCCGGAAAAAAATAA
- the secD gene encoding protein translocase subunit SecD yields MIKWSRIVTLLLITAVIFGTVAMTGKKVAMNTTLGLDLRGGFEILYEVAPLDPKQKATKQTLQDAVHALESRVNVLGVSEPEIQAEGENRIRVRLAGVTDQQKARDLIGKPAKLTFRDAQGNILMDGGDLAENGAQGAFDQYQRPIVSLKFKDPKKFADVTQKYIGKPMAIYLDQELITAPTIQSVIPNGMAQIDGQKSIEEAKNLAAILNAGALPVQMKEIFSTSVGAKLGQEALQSGVEAGLIGTAIVLVFMMVYYRMPGVIACITLVAYIYLLMLMQNLMHATLTLPGIAAFILGIGMAVDANIIMYERIKEELRSGKSYLSAMRAGSKRSLSTILDANVTSIIGALVLFWFGSSSIRGFAITLILSILVSLVTAVAGSRLLLNLAVRSNLFNKPGYYGVKERDIREL; encoded by the coding sequence ATGATTAAGTGGAGTCGCATTGTTACGTTGCTCCTTATTACTGCTGTCATTTTCGGCACAGTGGCAATGACGGGCAAAAAAGTAGCAATGAATACAACCCTTGGCCTTGATTTACGCGGAGGGTTTGAAATCCTGTATGAAGTAGCACCGCTGGATCCGAAACAGAAAGCAACGAAGCAGACGCTTCAGGATGCGGTGCATGCACTTGAGAGCCGTGTGAACGTTCTCGGTGTATCTGAGCCTGAGATTCAGGCGGAAGGAGAAAACCGGATTCGCGTACGCTTAGCTGGGGTAACCGATCAGCAGAAGGCGCGGGATTTGATTGGTAAGCCAGCGAAATTGACGTTCCGTGACGCGCAGGGCAATATTCTGATGGACGGTGGCGACCTGGCGGAGAACGGAGCACAAGGAGCGTTTGATCAATACCAGCGTCCGATTGTGTCGCTGAAGTTTAAAGATCCGAAGAAATTTGCGGACGTAACACAGAAGTATATTGGCAAACCGATGGCGATCTATCTGGATCAGGAGCTTATTACAGCACCGACGATTCAAAGTGTAATCCCGAATGGTATGGCCCAGATTGATGGTCAGAAATCAATTGAAGAAGCGAAAAATCTTGCGGCGATTCTGAATGCCGGAGCGCTTCCGGTTCAGATGAAAGAAATATTCTCGACAAGTGTCGGGGCGAAGCTTGGTCAGGAAGCATTGCAGAGTGGGGTAGAAGCGGGCTTGATCGGAACCGCGATCGTGCTTGTGTTCATGATGGTGTATTACCGGATGCCAGGCGTAATTGCCTGCATTACGCTGGTCGCTTATATTTATCTCCTGATGTTGATGCAGAACTTGATGCATGCAACCTTAACGCTTCCGGGGATTGCAGCCTTTATCCTTGGGATCGGGATGGCAGTCGATGCGAATATCATTATGTATGAACGGATTAAAGAAGAGCTGCGCAGTGGCAAGTCGTACTTGTCTGCGATGCGTGCCGGTTCTAAACGTTCGCTTAGCACGATTCTTGATGCGAACGTAACGAGTATTATCGGGGCGCTTGTACTGTTCTGGTTCGGTTCAAGCTCCATCCGTGGTTTTGCGATTACCTTGATTTTAAGTATTCTGGTCAGCCTGGTAACAGCAGTAGCAGGTTCAAGGCTGCTGCTCAATCTGGCGGTGCGCTCCAACTTGTTCAATAAGCCCGGTTATTATGGGGTAAAGGAGCGTGACATTCGTGAATTATAA
- the spoVB gene encoding stage V sporulation protein B translates to MSKQTFMKGTLILVLAGLIVKVLGFVNRIMLARIIGAEGLGLYQMAVPTFILIISLATFGLNISVSKLIAEADVAGDQKRVRVILQLSLAIVSILSFVFTTIMIVGASVISRYFLTDERAFYPLLAISPIVPLVAISSVLRGYFQGRQNMTPTAASQVVEQIVRMFTVIILANWLMPRGVEYAAAGAMLGVVCGEAVGMLSLLFQFRRQRFPKPAGSFGRFRDLLTNHRDTLRSLFAISLPVTGSRLVGSLTFFIEPIIVSQSLVLAGLSASAATSFYGQLAGMAIPLLIFPTFITYSLSVSLVPAVAEAAAQKNMRLIHRRLYQSIRLSLVIGAPFAALLYVFAAPLAELLYHDKQVGHFLKLMAPYSLFLYFQAPLQAALQGLDHAREAMRNTIIGAVLKTAAIFALASRPELGVDGVVLSVNISILSVTLLHFYSISRLTGFTINLTDTAKVIGSGIVIGYAASYTVSYSVSHAIPLVKAISVAIAASFVLYTLLLIGLGIIGKQDVQRIPWIGRTLAYFLPRR, encoded by the coding sequence ATGAGCAAACAAACATTTATGAAAGGAACTCTTATTCTTGTCCTGGCCGGTCTCATCGTCAAAGTTCTCGGCTTCGTAAACCGGATTATGCTTGCACGCATTATTGGGGCGGAAGGACTCGGGTTGTATCAGATGGCCGTTCCAACGTTCATCCTCATTATCTCACTCGCTACATTCGGTCTCAACATCTCCGTGTCCAAACTGATCGCGGAAGCTGATGTAGCAGGGGATCAAAAACGAGTACGTGTCATTTTACAGCTCTCGCTTGCCATTGTATCTATCCTAAGTTTTGTGTTTACGACGATTATGATTGTAGGCGCATCTGTAATTTCCCGATATTTTCTAACGGACGAGCGTGCTTTCTATCCACTGCTCGCCATCTCGCCGATCGTACCGCTTGTGGCGATCTCATCTGTGCTGCGCGGCTATTTCCAGGGACGACAAAATATGACTCCTACCGCCGCCTCGCAAGTAGTCGAGCAGATCGTCCGCATGTTTACCGTTATCATCCTTGCCAACTGGCTCATGCCCCGAGGAGTTGAATATGCGGCAGCAGGGGCCATGCTCGGCGTCGTATGCGGCGAAGCTGTTGGCATGCTCAGTCTATTGTTCCAGTTCCGCCGTCAGCGCTTTCCGAAGCCTGCGGGTAGTTTTGGACGTTTCCGAGACTTACTCACCAATCACCGCGATACACTGCGCAGTCTGTTTGCCATCTCACTTCCGGTCACAGGCAGTCGACTCGTCGGCTCGCTTACCTTTTTCATTGAACCGATTATCGTCTCGCAAAGTCTGGTCTTAGCAGGCCTGTCCGCTTCTGCTGCTACGAGCTTCTACGGTCAGTTAGCCGGGATGGCGATCCCACTTCTGATTTTCCCGACTTTTATTACGTATTCGCTTTCCGTTTCACTCGTTCCTGCCGTGGCAGAAGCAGCGGCCCAGAAAAACATGCGGCTCATTCATCGCCGCCTTTACCAATCCATCCGGCTATCTCTTGTAATCGGTGCGCCATTTGCCGCTCTTCTGTATGTATTCGCTGCTCCGCTTGCCGAACTTCTCTATCATGATAAACAGGTTGGTCATTTTCTGAAATTGATGGCGCCATACTCCCTGTTTTTATATTTTCAGGCACCGTTACAGGCGGCACTTCAAGGGCTGGATCATGCGAGAGAGGCAATGCGAAACACAATCATTGGAGCCGTTCTGAAAACAGCGGCCATTTTTGCGCTGGCATCCCGGCCCGAACTCGGCGTAGATGGAGTTGTGCTGTCTGTCAACATTAGCATTTTGTCCGTCACCCTGCTTCACTTCTACAGCATCAGTCGCCTAACTGGCTTTACGATCAATCTCACTGATACGGCCAAAGTAATCGGGAGCGGCATCGTCATCGGCTATGCCGCCTCATACACGGTGTCATACAGCGTCTCTCATGCCATCCCACTCGTCAAAGCGATCAGTGTAGCAATTGCAGCCTCATTCGTGCTATACACCCTGCTGCTAATCGGGCTTGGAATCATTGGCAAACAGGATGTACAACGCATTCCTTGGATCGGACGCACCCTTGCGTATTTCCTGCCCCGCCGCTAG
- the secF gene encoding protein translocase subunit SecF, which yields MNYNQKFDEYKLDFVKHRKKYFIVSLVLIVAGIISLLTMGLNLGVDFKSGTRVQVQIGKTFQENEVQQIVEKTGLKPGSVTTAGDKKDMAVIQFAEPIHKDEVAKLTKAMQDKYGKNISLQESTVNPIISRELARSAVYSILIASVFIVLYITIRFEFRFAFSSILALLHNVFLVLTVFSLFRIEVDLPFIAAILTIVGYSIHDNIIIFDRIRDNLKHAKLKSIQDIEDLVNYSIGQTLARSINTVLTVVICALALYIFGGESIRNFMLALIIGLIFGAYSSIFIASQIWVSWRERDFKKQKKAA from the coding sequence GTGAATTATAATCAAAAGTTTGATGAATACAAGTTAGACTTCGTTAAGCATCGCAAGAAATACTTTATTGTATCACTTGTTTTGATCGTAGCTGGGATCATCTCTCTTTTAACGATGGGATTAAATCTTGGCGTTGACTTCAAGAGTGGAACGCGCGTGCAGGTACAAATCGGTAAAACGTTCCAGGAAAACGAAGTGCAGCAGATCGTCGAGAAGACCGGGCTTAAACCTGGTAGTGTAACGACAGCCGGGGATAAGAAAGATATGGCGGTTATTCAATTTGCGGAGCCGATTCATAAGGATGAAGTTGCGAAGTTGACCAAAGCGATGCAGGATAAGTACGGCAAAAACATCTCTTTGCAGGAGAGTACCGTAAATCCGATCATCAGTCGTGAGCTGGCACGTTCGGCAGTGTACTCGATTCTTATTGCCTCCGTGTTCATTGTGCTCTACATTACGATTCGCTTCGAGTTCCGTTTTGCGTTCTCGTCCATTTTGGCGCTCTTGCATAACGTGTTTCTTGTACTTACGGTTTTTAGCTTATTCCGAATTGAAGTCGACCTGCCGTTCATTGCGGCGATCTTGACTATCGTCGGATATTCGATTCACGATAACATCATCATTTTTGACCGGATTCGCGATAACTTGAAACATGCGAAGCTGAAATCAATTCAGGACATTGAGGACCTGGTCAATTATAGTATTGGACAAACCTTGGCGCGTTCGATTAATACGGTCTTGACAGTTGTTATCTGCGCACTGGCCCTGTATATTTTCGGTGGAGAGAGCATCCGCAACTTTATGCTGGCGCTTATCATCGGCCTGATCTTCGGGGCATACTCTTCCATCTTCATTGCCAGTCAGATCTGGGTGTCATGGCGTGAACGTGATTTTAAAAAGCAAAAAAAGGCTGCGTAG
- the recJ gene encoding single-stranded-DNA-specific exonuclease RecJ, which yields MLKSKTRWKMKATDEVAVQTLAQTLRISPLLAHLLVGRGIDTSEKAERFLGGNEGDLYDPFLLDDMEKAITRVREAIDSGEPILIYGDYDADGVTSTSIMIHTLRMAGAVFQYYIPNRFTEGYGLNEEALVKAAENGFGVVVTVDTGISAVKEAETAKELGIDLIITDHHEPPAIIPDAYAVINPKKPGCPYPFDMLAGAGVAFKFAHALLGEIPHHLLEIAAIGTIADLVPLVDENRLIARLGLQALDRSVNPGVQALKKVCSIEGKVSAYHIGFGMGPRINATGRLETADRAVKMFITNKLEEAELYAQELDELNKERQELVETITAEAEQLVLAMPDEQTNVIVVAKEGWNEGVIGIVASRLVERFYRPTIVLSINREHNKAKGSARSIAGFNMYEALTECADILPHYGGHPMAAGMTLAEENVDVLRSRLNALAKEWLTDEDYIPITAVDAVCTLAEANLETIEQIERMAPFGIGNPSPRIVMEGVEISDLRIIGKDENHIKCQFRQDGVKLDGIGFKMADIVPELPTQGEVNVVGELSVNEWNHTRRPQFILKDISVPGMQIFDWRGARNKEEKLRLLGETGQMVRVVAFRERNQQALTRILSAFPNLMADGDGHTQVVLYDLPVSREELAAVLASYPDVDRLYCLFGEEPTSLPSIPTNEQFKDVYKTVYQHKTVAYADVKNLAQAKKLTPSAAQFILSVFTELSFLEDTGREYRFVANPAKKELIVSELYRQQQAALEIETELLYSSYQSLCVFLRLHMGDRTQKKEIATYGL from the coding sequence GTGCTTAAATCGAAAACCCGCTGGAAGATGAAAGCAACGGACGAAGTGGCTGTACAAACGCTTGCGCAAACGCTGCGCATCTCCCCACTGCTGGCGCATTTGCTTGTGGGGCGCGGGATTGATACGTCAGAGAAGGCAGAACGATTTCTCGGTGGAAATGAAGGAGATTTATACGATCCGTTTCTGCTTGATGATATGGAGAAGGCAATTACCCGTGTGCGCGAAGCAATTGATAGTGGGGAGCCGATTTTAATTTATGGTGATTATGATGCCGATGGTGTGACAAGTACAAGCATTATGATACACACACTCCGAATGGCAGGTGCTGTGTTTCAATATTACATACCGAACCGTTTCACAGAAGGGTACGGCTTGAATGAAGAGGCGCTGGTGAAGGCGGCGGAGAACGGATTCGGTGTAGTGGTCACGGTTGATACCGGGATTAGCGCTGTAAAAGAAGCAGAAACTGCAAAAGAATTGGGCATTGATCTCATTATTACCGATCACCACGAACCGCCGGCAATCATTCCAGACGCATACGCTGTTATTAATCCGAAGAAACCAGGTTGCCCGTATCCATTCGATATGCTGGCGGGTGCCGGGGTTGCGTTTAAATTTGCGCATGCGCTGCTTGGCGAGATTCCACATCATCTGCTGGAAATCGCAGCAATTGGCACAATTGCGGATCTAGTACCACTTGTAGATGAGAACCGATTGATTGCTAGACTTGGTTTGCAGGCGCTTGATCGTTCGGTAAATCCGGGTGTGCAGGCACTTAAAAAAGTATGCAGCATCGAAGGCAAGGTATCGGCGTATCATATCGGCTTTGGGATGGGACCGCGTATTAATGCGACAGGCCGCCTGGAGACAGCAGACCGCGCTGTGAAAATGTTTATTACGAACAAGCTGGAAGAGGCAGAACTGTATGCACAGGAGCTTGATGAACTGAACAAAGAACGGCAGGAACTGGTAGAAACGATTACGGCTGAAGCAGAGCAGCTTGTGTTAGCTATGCCGGATGAGCAGACGAATGTCATTGTTGTAGCGAAAGAAGGCTGGAATGAAGGGGTTATTGGGATTGTCGCCTCTCGTCTTGTGGAGCGCTTTTATCGCCCGACTATCGTATTAAGTATCAACCGGGAGCACAACAAGGCCAAAGGATCGGCCCGCAGTATTGCTGGATTTAATATGTATGAGGCACTGACGGAGTGCGCGGACATCCTGCCGCATTATGGCGGGCATCCGATGGCAGCGGGTATGACACTTGCAGAAGAGAACGTGGACGTACTGCGCAGTCGCTTGAATGCCTTGGCCAAGGAATGGCTAACAGACGAAGACTATATTCCGATTACAGCAGTGGATGCAGTCTGTACGCTCGCAGAAGCGAATCTTGAGACGATTGAGCAGATTGAGCGAATGGCGCCATTTGGCATTGGGAACCCAAGTCCACGTATCGTGATGGAAGGCGTTGAAATTTCCGATTTACGTATTATTGGCAAAGATGAGAATCATATTAAATGCCAGTTCCGTCAGGATGGTGTGAAGCTCGATGGTATCGGATTTAAAATGGCTGATATTGTGCCGGAATTACCGACACAAGGAGAAGTGAATGTAGTTGGCGAATTATCTGTTAATGAATGGAATCATACACGCCGCCCGCAGTTTATCTTAAAAGACATTAGTGTACCGGGCATGCAGATTTTTGACTGGCGCGGTGCACGTAATAAGGAAGAGAAGCTGCGCTTGCTTGGGGAAACGGGACAGATGGTGCGTGTGGTCGCATTTCGAGAGCGCAATCAGCAGGCTTTAACTCGTATTCTCTCAGCGTTTCCGAACCTTATGGCAGACGGAGATGGGCATACACAAGTTGTGTTATACGATCTGCCAGTTTCCAGAGAAGAACTGGCGGCAGTACTTGCCAGCTATCCAGACGTAGATCGCTTGTACTGTCTGTTCGGAGAAGAGCCGACATCTTTGCCGTCCATTCCTACAAACGAGCAGTTTAAGGATGTATATAAGACGGTATATCAGCATAAAACAGTGGCGTATGCAGATGTAAAGAATCTTGCACAGGCGAAAAAACTGACGCCATCAGCAGCACAATTCATCTTGTCTGTCTTTACAGAGCTTTCATTTCTGGAGGATACCGGACGAGAATACCGATTCGTGGCAAATCCGGCCAAAAAAGAGCTGATTGTGTCTGAGCTTTACAGACAGCAGCAGGCTGCACTCGAAATAGAGACTGAATTACTTTATTCCTCATATCAATCACTGTGCGTATTTCTACGCTTGCATATGGGAGATCGCACACAGAAGAAGGAGATAGCTACCTATGGACTTTAA